TTTTTCAGAGTTAACTCCTGGAAGGCAAAGAGGATACCTACTCTACTTTTCTTCTGCCAAACGAAAAGAGACAAGGGAAGAACGTATCACAAAACAAATCCCCAATATCTTAATTGGGAAAGGTTTAAACGATTAAAAGAATTTTATATGATCATATTTTTGTATTGATATCGGTTGGGATACACAAATCAAAAAATCGAAGTTAGATACATACATTTAGGAGAATAATATGTCAGAGAAAACAAAAAAAATACTCTATTGGTTCTTTACCTTGTGGTTGTCCCTCGGTATGGTATCAACAGCCATTGTCCAACTCATCAAACTTCCAGAAGAAGTGAAAAAAATAAACCAATTGGGTTACCCTACTTACTTTCTTACGATGTTAGGTGTTTGGAAACTCTTGGGAGTGGTTGCAGTTCTCGTTCCAAAATTTGGATTACTCAAAGAATGGGCGTATGCAGGTTTTTTCTTTGCCATGTCAGGGGCGGCCATCTCACACATCAGTTTTGGTCATCCCATCATGGAAATATTACCATCTGTCTTACTCTTAAGCCTAACAGTGATTTCCTGGTATTTGCGCCCAGAGAACCGAAAAACGAAGGGATAAGAACCAAACCATCGTTTGCCATTGCCAAGGGAAACGATGGACTTCCATGGATCAGTTCCCAGATGCCAATTGCGAACATACAAGGGAATGGTTGTTGAGTGGCATCTGAATCTATACCGATTCCGAGATTGACTAAGAAATCAATCATAAAGTCTAGAACGATGATTGTATCTTAAGCCGACGTGATTTGAGAATTTTTTCGATTCTCTTGAAATTCCTTGAACCAGTGCCAACATCCATAAAAAGCGATGAGAAGGAAGACCCCATATTCAATGGTCACAAACGGAATCTGTTTGAGTGAGTAGAGAACGATACAAACTACATCCACAAGTACCCACAAAAACCAAGATTCCAATTTCCTTTGGGCAAGTAAAAAATTGGCAATGATGCTTGCCACTGTTGTGAATGCATCCCAGTACAAATAGTCTGCTGGTTTTAAAAATACCTCAGGAAACCAAATTGGTAATTGTTTTGTGAAGGACCCAAGCCCAAAGGTTCCAAACACAATCAGTCCAACGAGGATTAAATTTTTTTCTTTGCCAAGAGATACAATTTTGGTAAAGGCTCCCGTACGTTTTCTCCAAATGATCCAACCATAAATGCTCGATCCAAAAAAATAGATTTGTAATAACATATCAGAATACAATTGGATTTGGAAAAACAAAAAGAAAAAACAAATCGAGTTAAAGATTCCAATGGGCCAAGTGAGAATATGATTCCTGGAAGCCAAATACACACAGATTAGGCCCGATGTGGTTCCTAAAAACTCGAGTAAAGAAAGCGGATACCCAAACAATGGAAAGATTGTATATTCTAACGAAAGGTATTGTTTCAAAAGAAGGAAATCTGTCATCAATCTCTAGTCTCTAAATTTAATTTTCATCAATCGATTCCAAACTGTCGAAATGGTTTTAAACTTGACTTCGAAATTTATAAATTTTGTGAATCGGGGTAACATCTCTAGTGTACGCCTTTCAATCGATCCGAAAAAAATCTTCTTTAAACCCTTTTTCCCCAAGCCATTTGCTTTGCAAAAGATTGTATCCTACGATTTCGAAGTCTCTTGAAATCCATTTCCTATACTTTTTTTTGGTTCTGGAAAAGGCGTAAGGATCCACAAAAGACATTTCCTTTTTCATTACCGCATAATCTTCGTTTGTTGGCACTGTAAAATATAAATAATTACAATACTTTGCCATCTTTTCTAATACAGAAGGGATTTGGGCATCGGGTAAGTACTGGATGACGGAATTACAAATCCCAAGTTCCACAGGAGCTTTTTCCAATTTCGGTAAAACAAAAGTTTCAAGAGATTCATGGTAAATGTGAAATTTGTCGGAACGTTTGACCCAATCTTTTTTTTTCAAATCATCGAAGGCTTCGTTTGAGGCATCCACTGCGTATACTTTTACTGGCGAAAAGACCTTCACCATTTCACGAAGTAAAATCCCCTTTCCAAATCCAAAATCGGCAATTTGATACACGGGGATTTCCATGAGTTGAAAAAGTGATTTTAAATACTCTGCATGTTGTTTGGCATTGTAGGAACCATCGACATCGAGTCCATTCCCATAAATTTCAGACCAATATTCTTTTCCAAACTCTTTGCCGTTTTTACCAAAACCAACTTGTTTTTGTTTCAAAAAACCTTTCATTAAAATTGAACTCCCAAACTTTGGAGTTCTCGAATCATCTCTTTGATGTACTTTGGCTCTTTAGTCAATTGGTCTACTTCTTTTTGGTAGGCTTTTGTCACCATTTGGTTGTCTAACTTCACTCGTTTTAAATACACATCCAAAGTCTCTTTTGTGATTTTACTCGAAGGGAAATCTGCCATCAGTGGATGAGTAAAAAATCGTTGTTTGATCGAATCTTCTAATTCTCTAATTTTAGATTTAATGATCCCTACAAATCGTTTGATTGATGTGTCATGGAAGGAAACATTCGTTTGTTGGTTCGGGATCAGTTCATCCACTTGTAATTTGATCTCTAATATTTCTGCAATGTTTAGATTGTCTCTGGCTCCAGAGAGTTTTGTCATGAGTTTGGCTTTTTTTTCACGCAAAACTGGATCTTGTTCTTTGTCAGGATGGATGAGTTTTGCCAAATTTTTAAATAATGAATTGATATCTGTACTTAACAATCGTTCTGCTTCCAATTGTTTTTTTTCTTTCTCCATTTGTGCTTTTGATTTTGATTTCTCTTTGAATCCTGATTGGGATTTTCTAAAATATTCAGATCTATATTCTTCATATTTTTCGCGGAAATCTCTATATTTCTCTTCGTGAACTTCCCTTTCCTCATCTGAATCAAATTGTGTACGATTAAAATCATCCAAATCGATATCGACACCAAATGTTTGTTTGATTCTCGATTCCATTTGATTCTTATAACGGATCCGTTCCATCTTTTCAAATTTGGTTTCTAACTGGTCACGAAAGGGAGAGTAAAACTCCGAATCTTCTGCCAATGCATCATTACACATATCCAGTAAATACCTGCGTAAAAATTCCCTTTGCATCTTTCCAAACGATAATTTTTCTTCGAGAAGTATGGAACACATCAGTTCAAATCGTTCGCGTTCCAACTGTTTTTGTTTGTTTAATTCCGGTAAAACGACATTTAAGTATGTATCATTGACCAATTGGAAGAGTGGCTCGATTTCTTTTGTTCGTTCAATGGTTTCTTTGTGTTTGCGAAGGGCATCGTTGAATTCTTTTTGTGCCTTGGTTTGGTTGGAAGATTCACCGGACCAAATCAGCGTTTCCTCGTTCATTTGTGAAGGAACATCTGTATTTGTTTTTTTGGCTTTGGTTACTTTCCGAAGTTTTGGTTTTGGAGTTGGCATGGAGAAACTGGACTTGCCAGATAAAACATCTGGCAAGTGCTTTCGAAAATTTTGGTTCTTACGCTTTCATCAAGTTCAAGGCAGCACCTGCTTTGAACCATTCGATTTGTTGTGCATTGTAAGTATGGTTCACTTGGATCTCATCTTTTTTCCCATCTTTATGATTGAGAACAAGAGTGAGAGCTTTTCCTTCTTGAAAACTTGTGAGGCCATTGATGTCGATCAAATCATCTTCTTGGATTTTATCGTAGTCATCTTTGTTGGCAAATGTTAACGCAAGCATCCCTTGTTTTTTGAGGTTTGTTTCGTGGATACGAGCGAAAGACTTCACAAGTACGGCACGCACTCCCAAATGCCTTGGTTCCATAGCGGCGTGTTCTCTAGAAGAACCTTCCCCATAGTTTTCATCCCCAACCACAATCGATCCAATGCCTTGTGCTTTGTAGGCTCTTTGGGTTTGTGGCACGGGTTCATAATTCCCAGTGATTTGGTTTTTAACTTCATTGGTTTTGCCATTGAAAAAGTTGGTCGCACCAATGAGTAGGTTATTGGAGATATTGTCCAAGTGGCCACGGAATTTTAACCAAGGACCCGCCATCGAGATATGGTCTGTTGTACATTTCCCTTTTGCCTTGATGAGAAGTTTGAGGCCTTTTAGGTCCGTTCCTTCCCAGGCTTTGAATGGAGCAAGGAGTTGCAGTCTTGTGGAACTTGGATCCACAATCACTTGTACACCTGATCCATCTGCCGCAGGAGCAACATAACCCGCATCTTCTACCGCAAAACCTTTATTAGGAAGTTCTTCCCCAGTAGGTGGGTCGAGTTTTACCTTTTCCCCTTTTTCGTTGGTGAGAGTGTCTGTGAGAGGATTGAATCCTAAATCTCCTGCAATGGCAAGTGCCGTTGTGATCTCTGGAGAAGCAACAAACGCGTATGTGTTTGGGTTTCCGTCTTGTCGTGCTTGGAAGTTACGATTGAAAGAGTGAACAATCGTGTTCTTTTCCTTTTTATCGGCACCCACACGAGACCACATCCCAATACAAGGCCCGCAAGCATTCGAGAATACTTTAGCGCCAATTTGGTGGAAGGTGTCAATGAATCCGTCACGTTCGATCGTATAACGAACAAGTTCCGATCCTGGTGTGATCGTAAATTCTGCTTTGGTTTTCAGGCCTTTAGCAGAGACTTGTTTGGCAAGAGATGCCGCACGTGAGATGTCTTCATAAGATGAGTTTGTGCAAGATCCAATGAGGCCCACTTCTACTTTTGTTGGCCAACCATTCTTTGCCGCTTCTTCTTTCATCTTAGAAATCGGAGTGGCTAAGTCTGGTGTGAACGGTCCATTTACGTATGGTTCAAGAGTGTCTAAATCAATTTCAATCACTTGGTCAAAGTACTTGGATGGATCTGCATATACTTCTGGGTCAGCAGTTAAGTGAGCTTTGTATTTGTTGGCAAGGTCTGCCACATCACTTCTGTTTGTCGAACGTAGATAACGTTCCATGGAAGCATCGTATCCAAATGTGGATGTTGTGGCACCAATTTCAGCACCCATATTACAAATTGTACCTTTTCCTGTACAAGAAAGGGCTTCGGCACCTGGACCAAAGTATTCTACAATCGCACCCGTTCCCCCTTTGACAGTGAGGATCCCTGCGACTTTCAAAATGACGTCTTTTGCAGATGTCCAGCCATTGAGTTTTCCTGTGAGTTTGACACCGATGGCTTTTGGCCATTTGAGTTCCCAAGGGAGACCCGCCATCACATCACAAGCGTCAGCTCCACCCACACCAATGGCCACCATTCCGAGTCCACCAGCGTTGACAGTGTGTGAGTCCGTTCCAATCATCATCCCACCAGGGAATGCATAGTTTTCTAGGACCACTTGGTGGATGATCCCAGCCCCTGGTTTCCAGAATCCGATTCCGTATTTATTTGAGACGGAAGATAAAAAATCATAAACTTCTTTGTTTTCAGTGACTGCGATGCCAAGGTCTTTCCCTGATTCTTCTTTTGCTGTGATCAAGTGGTCACAGTGAACGGTGGAAGGCACAGCTACTTTTTTTCTGCCTGCTTGCATGAACTGCAATAGTGCCATTTGGGCCGTTGCATCTTGCATGGCCACTCGGTCTGGCGCAAAGTCAACATAGTCAGCACCACGTCCAAAACTTTTGGATGGGTTTCCGTCCCATAGGTGGTTGTATAAAATCTTTTCTGTGAGAGTGAGGGGTCGACCCACAATCTTCCTGGCTTGTGCGATGGCCGCTTCCATTTTGGAATAACGAGCCGCGATCATTTCTATATCAAATGCCATCTGAACCTCTTATACCTATCAGACCGTAGGAAAAAAGGGAATCAATCGAAAATTAAACTACAGAACTTAAAATCAGTAAAATTGGTTCTTTTGTTGAAGTGGGCAGGAAATCAACCGTCAATACGGACATACACTTCATCGGCTTTTAGGATGAGCCCCGTTTTGATTTCGATGAGTCTTGTATTGACAAAAACACCGTCTTGGTAAGGGGTCACAATCCCTGTGATGATGACTCCTACTTTTAGAACCTCACCTATTTTACGCAAGGTGGCAGTGTCTGTTGGTGAATCCAAACTCAGACCCGCTTCCTTTAAAACCTTTTGGTTGGCCAGTCGATCTAAGATGAGGAATCGATCCTTTTTGACAAGTTCCGTGGTAAGTTTTTCGGCAAGGATTTCGCCGTATGGACTTTTTTTCCCTTCATTGTCTAAAAAGGTCAAAACAACAAGTCTTTCGGGTTGGAAATAAAACCCCTTCTCTGATAAAGAAATCGCCAATTGTTCTAAGGGAGGGACTGTTGGTTTTTTGGGTTTGGATTCTCTTTCTTCTCCCAAGTAACAAGCGCTAAAGACACCCAAAACAAGTGCAAGAATGAATCCTTTAAAATGCAAGTTCCATCCCAAGTGATGTAACATATTCATAAAACGATTTTCCATTGAATGTATTCCCTACCATATATCCACCTGGAACTCCATATAAAACCCCGTCTTTATAAAATTGATTTTGGAAGTTAAGAAAAAATGTAGTTTTTTGATTTCCTGGAGGTTTGCCACGGAAGGAAGCAGAAAAGGTCTCAGGAGACCGACCGTTTTGGTCTCTTACCCGAAGTAAGGGATCATTAAAAACGTTAAAAATTTGGTTCCCTAAGTACAGGGAATAGTTCTTGGAAGAACCTAAAAAGAAAATCAATCCAAGGGAGGCAATATCCTGCGCAGGGACAAATCCAATTTGCCCATTCGAAGCACTTGGCCTTTGGTTCACATAATTGTATT
This Leptospira biflexa serovar Patoc strain 'Patoc 1 (Paris)' DNA region includes the following protein-coding sequences:
- a CDS encoding DoxX family protein yields the protein MSEKTKKILYWFFTLWLSLGMVSTAIVQLIKLPEEVKKINQLGYPTYFLTMLGVWKLLGVVAVLVPKFGLLKEWAYAGFFFAMSGAAISHISFGHPIMEILPSVLLLSLTVISWYLRPENRKTKG
- the pnuC gene encoding nicotinamide riboside transporter PnuC — its product is MTDFLLLKQYLSLEYTIFPLFGYPLSLLEFLGTTSGLICVYLASRNHILTWPIGIFNSICFFFLFFQIQLYSDMLLQIYFFGSSIYGWIIWRKRTGAFTKIVSLGKEKNLILVGLIVFGTFGLGSFTKQLPIWFPEVFLKPADYLYWDAFTTVASIIANFLLAQRKLESWFLWVLVDVVCIVLYSLKQIPFVTIEYGVFLLIAFYGCWHWFKEFQENRKNSQITSA
- a CDS encoding methyltransferase domain-containing protein, translated to MKGFLKQKQVGFGKNGKEFGKEYWSEIYGNGLDVDGSYNAKQHAEYLKSLFQLMEIPVYQIADFGFGKGILLREMVKVFSPVKVYAVDASNEAFDDLKKKDWVKRSDKFHIYHESLETFVLPKLEKAPVELGICNSVIQYLPDAQIPSVLEKMAKYCNYLYFTVPTNEDYAVMKKEMSFVDPYAFSRTKKKYRKWISRDFEIVGYNLLQSKWLGEKGFKEDFFRID
- a CDS encoding aconitate hydratase, whose translation is MAFDIEMIAARYSKMEAAIAQARKIVGRPLTLTEKILYNHLWDGNPSKSFGRGADYVDFAPDRVAMQDATAQMALLQFMQAGRKKVAVPSTVHCDHLITAKEESGKDLGIAVTENKEVYDFLSSVSNKYGIGFWKPGAGIIHQVVLENYAFPGGMMIGTDSHTVNAGGLGMVAIGVGGADACDVMAGLPWELKWPKAIGVKLTGKLNGWTSAKDVILKVAGILTVKGGTGAIVEYFGPGAEALSCTGKGTICNMGAEIGATTSTFGYDASMERYLRSTNRSDVADLANKYKAHLTADPEVYADPSKYFDQVIEIDLDTLEPYVNGPFTPDLATPISKMKEEAAKNGWPTKVEVGLIGSCTNSSYEDISRAASLAKQVSAKGLKTKAEFTITPGSELVRYTIERDGFIDTFHQIGAKVFSNACGPCIGMWSRVGADKKEKNTIVHSFNRNFQARQDGNPNTYAFVASPEITTALAIAGDLGFNPLTDTLTNEKGEKVKLDPPTGEELPNKGFAVEDAGYVAPAADGSGVQVIVDPSSTRLQLLAPFKAWEGTDLKGLKLLIKAKGKCTTDHISMAGPWLKFRGHLDNISNNLLIGATNFFNGKTNEVKNQITGNYEPVPQTQRAYKAQGIGSIVVGDENYGEGSSREHAAMEPRHLGVRAVLVKSFARIHETNLKKQGMLALTFANKDDYDKIQEDDLIDINGLTSFQEGKALTLVLNHKDGKKDEIQVNHTYNAQQIEWFKAGAALNLMKA
- a CDS encoding FlgO family outer membrane protein codes for the protein MNMLHHLGWNLHFKGFILALVLGVFSACYLGEERESKPKKPTVPPLEQLAISLSEKGFYFQPERLVVLTFLDNEGKKSPYGEILAEKLTTELVKKDRFLILDRLANQKVLKEAGLSLDSPTDTATLRKIGEVLKVGVIITGIVTPYQDGVFVNTRLIEIKTGLILKADEVYVRIDG